Below is a window of Acidaminococcales bacterium DNA.
CGTTCAGAAGTTGGCAATACAATACTCCAAACTAACCAATATGGCTCTGTAATTAAGCACATTGAACCTGAACACCTCGCTAATATTTTCGCCCCAAACCCGCCTTGGGATATAAAAAGGCGCATAAATGATCTGGTTGTGCGCTCCTTTGCGTTACGCGATGAATCAAACGACTTGATTGATCGTGCAACAACAATGCTTGTTGAGGCGTTGAAGTTGCCGCCAATACAAGAAATAAAGACAAAACAGTTTGGCGATGGCGCAGAAGCCAATAATTTCAGCGTCAGGCTGTCCGATGTCGCTGGCAGGTTGGACGCTTCTTGTCATGCCCCGATTGCAACGGCGATAACCAAACATCTTTACAAACATGCCAACGAAGTAACGACTATTGGCGATAAGCGCGTGAGCAAAAAAATTATCCTGCCCGGACGTTTCAAGCGTATATATGTAGACGAAGGACAAGGCCGGGTATTCATTGGCGGTAAACAAATCCACGAACTTGACCCATTAAATAAAAAATATCTTTCGCTTGCGCTGCATGGCACAAGAATCAAAGATCAATTAGAATTGCATGAAAATATGACATTAATAACGTGTAGCGGTACCATTGGCAAAATTGCGCTTGTTCCAAAACATTGGGAAAACTGGGCGGCAAGTCAACATATTATTAGAGTAGTTCCTGCCGATGAAAATATTGCTGGATTTATTGCCGTTTTTTTATCTTCCGATTATGCCCATCCGCTGATAACACGCTATATTTACGGGAGCGTTGTGGATGAAATTGACGCGAACCATGTAGCGCAAATTCCTTTTCCGATACTTAAAGACGACACTACACAAGCCAAGATTAACCGCCTTGCCCTTGAAGCAAACCAACTGCGTTATGAAGCGTATGAGTTAGAACAAAAAGCATTGCAAATAATGAACGATGAAGTGATTTTTGCGAAATAGTCGGATACTCTTTTGAAGTGCGACAAGAAGATATCAACATGAAGAATATTATAAGGGCTTTTTAACATTAGTTATTTTTTTATTTTTAACAAGTATCAATTCTCTTTGTTTTGCAAAAATAAAGTCTGAGTATGTCTGGCTGGACAAGGACGAGCAAGACACGCGCAAAATGTTCAATTCCGTCCTGATTTTGGAAGGCTACGCACAACTGCTGACCATACCGCCCAATGTCCGCTATGTCGAGCAGTCCAGGCAGTACCAGTCGGAAGCGCGGGAGAATGAACGGGGTTTGTGGAAAAACTGAAATATAACGGGTTAATATTTGAAAATTTTTAAGTAAAAGAGGCGCCATGTATGAAAAAGATGATGTCTATTTTATTTCTCCTTTTTATCGTATTCGCAAGTACGGCAAGCGCAAATTACAGATGGCAAGATACTGGCATACACAGCAAAAATATTGTTTCCAATCTTTCTTTTGACACTAAATCATTCATGAAAACAGGGGATAAAACCTATTCTGTCTGGATTAAAATGCAATACATTGAAGAATATGGCAAAAAACTTGCCAAAGACCTTGATTTATCAATTTCTGTCTCTTATTGCGTAAGTAAAGAGGAATATAACTACACCAATCAAACTTTCAGGGATTTATCTTATACATATTATGATGAGGAAGGCAATTCACTTTACACGTCAAATCGTCCAAGTGATTGGATAAATATTATTCCTGATAGCATAGGTGAGGCTAAGTTTATGGTTACCTATGATTACTACGAAAAATATCATAAATAGAATTAAGGCGTGAAACCATGGCAAAACTTCACGGCGGCATGTACCCCGACAAAGCCCGCCCCGGCTCCATGAGGGCGTATATAGACACCCCGGGCGGGAACCGCAAATGGCGGCGGTTCAAGTCCGAAGACGAGGCCGCTTCCTGGCTGATCGGCCAGTCGGCGGAAATCAACAAAGGGACGTTTCAAGAGCCATCCAAAATCACGGTCGGCGACTGGATGGAAGAATGGCTTGACGTATACACCAAGCCGAAAGTCAGGACAAACACATACGAACGGTATGCAATCAGCTTCGCGCACATGGAGCCGCTGTATGCCATTCCTTTGCAAAAACTGGAGCCCCATGCCGTACAAAAATTCTATTCCACAAGCAAGCTGTCCCAAAACGCTTTGCACAAAGTGCACCAGCTACTAAAGGCCGCGCTGCGGCAAGCTGCCAACAACAATTACATAATGCGCAATCCTCTTGACGCCGTGCCCGCGCCCAAAGTTAAAAAGACTGAAATAACAACCTTCGCGGCCGAAGAAGTTTGCGCCCTCCTGGAATTTTGCAAAAACAGGCCGCCGCGGCATTCGGCAAGGTACTACCCTCTTTTCTGCCTCTTGGCGATGACCGGCGCGCGAATTGGCGAAATACTTGCTCTTAAATGGGAAGACGTCGACTTGGAAAAAAGAACAATATTCATAAAAAACTCCGCAGAAGAAACCAAGACTTACGGCGCAAGAATCGGCGACGTGAAAACGGTAAAAGGGAAAAGGAAAATATCCTTTCCCTTGTCCGTTTTGGATGCGATAAAATCATTGCCGCATGGCGAAGGCCTGATATTTAAAACCAGAACCGGCAACCAGCTATACAAGCGCAATGTCATAAGGGCATGGGAAGAACTGATAGCCGCGTACAACCGGCAAAAGGGCGTTGCCCATATAAAATATCGAAGCCTGCACAAACTGCGCCATACGCACGCCACGACGCTCTTGGCGGACGGCGACATAGCGATAGCCGACGTTTCGGCCAGGCTCGGACACGCAAGGATAAGCCACACGCTCGACCTGTATGCCCATGCACGGCCGGAGCAAGACAAAAAAATCGCCGATAAAATTGATGGCCTATACAAAAAATAGTCCTCGCCAAGAGGACTATTTTTTATTTATGTCGTAGCCCATTTGTAGCCCAGACCAACGGTTTTACAGTAGCCCGAAATGCAAACGGCCGCTATTTTGCTGGCGACCCAGGAGGGATTCGAACCCCCGGCCCACGGCTTAGAAGGCCGTTGCTCTATCCGGCTGAGCTACTGGGTCCAAAATTGGAGCGGGTGATGGGAATCGAACCCACGTAGCCAGCTTGGAAGGCTGGAACTCTACCATTGAGTTACACCCGCGCGGACACAACGCAAAATCGCCGATGTTTGTTGTTATGAACAGGCTCTGCCTTCGGCAAAGACCAAAGCTTTCTCAAAGCGGAGCGTATTTCATAACTTTTTATGGTCGGAGCGGCAGGATTTGAACCTGCGGCCCCCTGCTCCCAAGGCAGGTGCTCTGCCAAACTGAGCTACGCCCCGAATGAAATTCATTTTATATTATTGCGCTATATTTGTCAATTGCGAATGGGAATTCGGCCATTGCCGACGGCGGCGCCATCCGGTTTGGGAAAGCGGGTTCATTGTAAAATGAAATGCAACAGAAAAAGAAAATAGAAAACCATAGGGAAAAGCGTTATCATTGAAGATATGATAGTTTTCGAGGGAGCGATGCCCGCCATTGTGGACACCGAAACGTGGGAACTGGCGCAGAAACTGCGGCGTGTGGTGCGCCGTCCGATGGAGGAACACGCGCCGAATCCGCTGACAGGCTTGCTGATTTGCGCTGATTGCGGCGGGAGGTTGCACAACCGCAGGAGCGACTACACCACCGATAGAAACGGCAAACGCATTTGGCCTGTGGACACTTACGAGTGCGAGAATTACCGCAAGAACGCCGCAAAATTCGTGGATGTGTGCAGTATTCACTTCATACGCACGTCAGTTGTGCGGGAGCTGATACTGAAAACCATTCGCAGGGTTACCGAATACGCCAAAATCAACGAATCGGAGTTCGTGGCGAAACTCCGCGCTGACAGCGAGGTTCAGCAAGCTGATGCTGCAAAATCTCACCGCAAGTTGCTTGCCAGAAATGAGCGGCGTATCGCGGAACTCGACACGCTGTTTATAAAAATCTACGAGGACGCATAAGTCAAGCCCGAGACAACAAATTTTAAGAAGTTTTCGCGTAGAAAAACACGCTCTTAAGCTCCTTGATTTTGTGCAACTTGTACATACTCTCAAAAAACGCGGCAACCACATGAGGGGGCGTCGCCGGAAGTATGAGGCGACAGCGCACCGCTAATCGCCCATTGTTTCCGTTTAGCCTTTGATGTATTGACTTATATATTGTCGGCAATAGATAGAAGACCATATTGCAATGCAGCGCACTTGAACTGCCGCCAAAGTCGATGAGCCACTGCTTGCCGCCCGGCACGCCGGATGCGCATTTGTATTGTTCGGCTTTTACATTATTGCTATCAATGCGCATACGCATGGCCCGTTCGGATATATTTTCCAGTTTCGCCGCCTCGGCCACGGTTATGAGCCGCTTTTCGTCCACCATTTTGCCCCCCCGTGATTTCATGGATTGCCGCGTCGCTTGGCTCCTCGCAAAGACGACGGGGGCTATCTTTCTCTTGGAAATCGCCCGTCCACGCCGCGCGCCTGTGCCGTCCACGGATGGACAAATGCTGCGGAGTCAGGATGACCGGGAGCGGCGTCCAGGGACTCCTTGATAAGCTTTTCGTAGTAGCCGCGGATGGATTCGTCCACATAGGACAGGTCGGTGCGCAGGAAAAGCTCGGCTTTGGTAAGGTTGTGCTGCACGTCCAGCATCTTGACGTCCGAGCGCAGCCGCCCGAGCTCTGCTTGCAGGGCGCTGACCCTGATGCCCGACCAGGCGGCCAGCGCGAGGCTGGCGGCACTTTCCTGCCGCACCACCAATTGGCCTTTTTCAAAGGCGTGTTTCTCGCCGGAAACGCTGTCAAAAGTGAAATCCCGGCCGTTGACCCGGGCAACCACCTGCGGCGCCGGCGTGTCAATTTTTACCTGGGCGCGCTCATCGGCGGCGCGCTCTATATATGCAACTCTGGTTTCGGCCACGGCCTGGATGGGAATTTCAACGGATTTTTCCACTTTTCGCGTGTCGGCGGCAGGGCGGCGGCGAGGGTTTTTATCAAGTCCATGGCTATCCCAGCCATATCCCTATCGCCGCCCCAATTGCAAGCCCCGACACTCCGGCGACGATGGCCGCTTTCTTTACGCGCCGGCCGCTGTATTTCGCCAGCTCTTCCCGCGCCTTGTCCCCCAGCTTGCCGACCTCGGCTAGGATTTTTTCGTCGATGTCCGTCCGGTCGAGAATTTTTTGCACAAAGTTTTTCATTATATTTCCCCTCCTTTTTTTATCTGTTCCGCAGCCAGTCCATGATGCCCCGCGCTATGGCCGCCGCGTACCGCTT
It encodes the following:
- a CDS encoding thermonuclease family protein → MDKDEQDTRKMFNSVLILEGYAQLLTIPPNVRYVEQSRQYQSEARENERGLWKN
- a CDS encoding site-specific integrase, whose product is MAKLHGGMYPDKARPGSMRAYIDTPGGNRKWRRFKSEDEAASWLIGQSAEINKGTFQEPSKITVGDWMEEWLDVYTKPKVRTNTYERYAISFAHMEPLYAIPLQKLEPHAVQKFYSTSKLSQNALHKVHQLLKAALRQAANNNYIMRNPLDAVPAPKVKKTEITTFAAEEVCALLEFCKNRPPRHSARYYPLFCLLAMTGARIGEILALKWEDVDLEKRTIFIKNSAEETKTYGARIGDVKTVKGKRKISFPLSVLDAIKSLPHGEGLIFKTRTGNQLYKRNVIRAWEELIAAYNRQKGVAHIKYRSLHKLRHTHATTLLADGDIAIADVSARLGHARISHTLDLYAHARPEQDKKIADKIDGLYKK
- a CDS encoding zinc ribbon domain-containing protein is translated as MDTETWELAQKLRRVVRRPMEEHAPNPLTGLLICADCGGRLHNRRSDYTTDRNGKRIWPVDTYECENYRKNAAKFVDVCSIHFIRTSVVRELILKTIRRVTEYAKINESEFVAKLRADSEVQQADAAKSHRKLLARNERRIAELDTLFIKIYEDA